From Medicago truncatula cultivar Jemalong A17 chromosome 7, MtrunA17r5.0-ANR, whole genome shotgun sequence, a single genomic window includes:
- the LOC25497642 gene encoding stress-induced protein KIN2: MDPQQMSYQAGQAQGQAQEKSSNLTDMASNAAQSAKLDSQQMSYETGQAQGQAQEKSSNLADMASNAAQSAKETVQGAGQQVMASAQGAAEAVKNATGINKK; this comes from the exons ATGGATCCCCAACAGATGAGCTATCAGGCTGGACAGGCCCAAGGCCAAGCTCAG GAGAAGTCTAGCAACTTGACGGACATGGCTAGCAATGCTGCTCAGTCCGCCAAGTTGGATTCCCAACAGATGAGCTATGAGACTGGACAGGCCCAAGGCCAAGCTCAG GAGAAGTCTAGCAACTTGGCGGACATGGCTAGCAATGCTGCTCAATCCGCAAAAGAAACCGTGCAAGGG GCTGGTCAGCAGGTGATGGCATCAGCACAAGGGGCTGCTGAAGCTGTGAAGAATGCAACTGGAATTAACAAAAAGTGA
- the LOC25497641 gene encoding pentatricopeptide repeat-containing protein At3g02490, mitochondrial has product MTNQCSVLQLLLRTHHKIPNQSLPLCTFSSIPNTYHSKFHTNPNFNHFSSEPVLANTVDIFSKLKYLSAINKDLDSNHVSISHDAVNGRKFEKCGMDGEAVKSRELWVEKSGQFKHDERKYTKMAMILQSEYLIDQFWKLVYDMRSAGFKIGENTYLSFHESFILKKMLKDAVKLYEFVMAGPNKNLGCRNLLSSIVSFDELDMDLFSRAVKVFTKNGNALNDDNVEEVQKSLFSAGRIDEFNKVLKVMEHENDGFVATGLLLGTIAFRLRAAGYNEQADEFANRIEESRLSTPYLRMQDYILSYHNFEKGFESLKEIVEKEGVVSAANALDLIC; this is encoded by the exons ATGACAAATCAATGTTCCGttcttcaacttcttcttcGCACTCACCACAAAATTCCCAATCAATCTCTTCCACTTTGCACTTTCTCTTCCATTCCCAACACCTACCATTCCAAATTCcatacaaaccctaatttcaaccATTTCTCTTCCGAACCCGTTCTCGCTAACACCGTGGATATATTCTCAAAACTCAAATATCTTAGTGCCATCAACAAAGACCTCGATTCAAATCACGTTTCGATTAGTCACGATGCTGTCAACGGAAGGAAGTTTGAAAAGTGTGGAATGGATGGTGAGGCTGTGAAATCCAGGGAATT GTGGGTGGAGAAGAGTGGGCAGTTTAAGCATGACGAACGTAAGTATACTAAGATGGCGATGATTCTTCAAAGCGAGTATTTGATTGATCAGTTTTGGAAGTTAGTTTATGATATGAGGAGTGCTGGATTCAAGATAGGAGAAAATACCTATCTTTCCTTTCATGAAAgctttattttgaagaaaatgctTAAGGATGCTGTGAAGCTTTATGAGTTTGTTATGGCTGGTCCTAACAAGAACCTAGGTTGTAGAAATCTATTGAGTAGTATTGTTTCTTTTGACGAGCTCGATATGGATTTGTTTTCAAGGGCTGTGAAGGTTTTTACCAAAAATGGAAATGCTTTGAACGATGACAATGTTGAAGAAGTACAAAAGTCTTTATTCAGTGCTGGtagaattgatgaatttaacaaggttttgAAGGTAATGGAACATGAAAATGATGGGTTTGTTGCTACTGGTCTTTTGCTGGGCACAATTGCATTTCGACTTCGTGCTGCTGGTTACAATGAACAAGCTGATGAGTTTGCGAATAGAATCGAAGAATCTAGGTTGTCTACTCCATATCTTAGGATGCAGGATTATATATTATCTTACCACAACTTTGAAAAAGGCTTTGAATCTTTGAAAGAGATAGTTGAGAAAGAGGGAGTTGTATCTGCAGCCAATGCTTTAGATTTAATTTGTTAA
- the LOC25497643 gene encoding S-adenosylmethionine decarboxylase proenzyme: MTMTNSAIGFEGYEKRLEITFFENGFFSDPAGLGLRALSKDQIDEILKPAECTIVDSLSNDCVDSYVLSESSLFIYAYKLIIKTCGTTKLLLSIPAILKLADGLNIAVKSVRYTRGSFIFPGAQSFPHRSFSEEVAVLDSYFGKLGSGSQAYMMGNADKSQIWHIYSASAKLEASPEAVYGLEMCMTGLDKEKASVFFKTEGSSAGLMTKNSGIRKILPKSDICDFEFEPCGYSMNGIEGSAISTIHVTPEDGFSYASFEAVGYDYSEKSLNELVGRVLACFYPAEFSIALHIDTNGEKIDKFPLEVKGYNCGERINEVLGEDGAVVYRTFVRIDGCSSPRSTLKCCWSEDENEEEVKEI; encoded by the coding sequence ATGACCATGACAAACTCAGCTATCGGTTTTGAAGGCTATGAAAAGAGGCTTGAGATAACTTTTTTCGAAAACGGTTTTTTCTCTGACCCTGCTGGATTAGGCCTCCGAGCATTGTCCAAAGACCAAATTGACGAGATTCTGAAACCAGCAGAATGCACCATTGTTGACTCACTATCTAATGACTGTGTTGATTCATATGTTCTTTCTGAGTCAAGCTTATTCATTTATGCATACAAACTTATCATCAAAACCTGTGGGACTACCAAATTGCTTCTGTCCATCCCTGCCATTCTTAAGCTTGCTGATGGTCTTAACATTGCTGTGAAATCGGTGAGATACACTCGCGGAAGCTTCATTTTCCCTGGAGCTCAATCATTCCCTCATCGAAGCTTCTCCGAGGAAGTTGCTGTTCTTGACAGCTATTTTGGCAAACTAGGTTCTGGTAGCCAAGCCTACATGATGGGTAATGCTGATAAGTCACAAATTTGGCACATTTACTCTGCTAGTGCTAAGCTAGAAGCTTCACCGGAAGCTGTCTATGGCCTTGAAATGTGCATGACTGGTTTAGATAAAGAAAAAGCATCTGTGTTTTTCAAGACAGAAGGATCTTCAGCCGGTTTGATGACCAAGAATTCTGGAATCAGGAAGATCCTTCCAAAATCTGACATTTGTGACTTTGAATTTGAACCTTGCGGGTACTCAATGAATGGAATTGAAGGAAGTGCAATATCCACTATCCATGTCACCCCCGAAGATGGGTTCAGCTATGCAAGCTTTGAAGCAGTAGGTTATGACTATTCAGAGAAATCTCTGAATGAACTTGTTGGAAGGGTTTTAGCATGTTTCTATCCAGCTGAGTTTTCTATTGCTTTGCACATTGATACAAATGGTGAAAAGATTGACAAATTTCCTTTGGAAGTTAAAGGATACAACTGTGGAGAAAGGATCAATGAAGTGCTTGGTGAAGACGGTGCAGTCGTGTACCGTACCTTTGTTCGAATTGACGGCTGCTCATCTCCAAGGTCTACTCTGAAATGTTGCTGGAGTGAGGATGAGAACGAGGAGGAAGTTAAGGAGATATAA